In the Mycolicibacter sp. MU0102 genome, one interval contains:
- a CDS encoding phthiocerol/phthiodiolone dimycocerosyl transferase family protein, translating into MFATSVIRKLAISEEMLAETHNFVGLAAHVTGPVDLDLLSEAYEALLEAHPILTGRLERLPDGRHQFVTDDLMPDGIEVIELDGPDATPPTPHFDQTESLVAMRVIIRDGQAQPTLYVHHAVADGHHMYALIEEMLSFYTDLVTTGRIGALNVEPAPLSIEAVLADRGIEKQQRSGIERFMPALFAYDLPPTRRAVGQETPSSPVLVPMASCRLTESQTDNVVAFGRAHELSLHAVLSAAVLIAEWQLRGKLSIPVPYVYTVDLRYFLSPPVSATGCTNPIGLATYLAEVDAKTDLVEMARDIAANFQKDLDEGVIQQSRLHFSPQYVGNPPGLPDVVVLSNNGLVPPVRTPPGVEVTTTHGELYFAVSAGIDIYFTQIFSGQLNIEYHSHGPAPERSVEAIRALLCDIAERHAAGVS; encoded by the coding sequence GTGTTTGCGACGTCGGTCATTCGGAAGCTGGCGATCAGTGAGGAGATGCTGGCCGAGACCCACAATTTCGTGGGCCTCGCCGCGCACGTCACCGGTCCGGTCGACCTCGATCTGCTCTCGGAGGCCTACGAGGCGCTGCTGGAGGCCCATCCGATCCTCACCGGGCGGCTGGAGCGACTGCCCGATGGGCGCCACCAGTTCGTCACCGACGACCTGATGCCTGACGGCATCGAGGTCATCGAACTCGACGGTCCCGACGCGACGCCACCCACCCCGCACTTCGACCAGACGGAGTCGCTGGTGGCGATGCGGGTGATCATTCGCGACGGGCAGGCCCAGCCGACCTTGTACGTGCACCATGCCGTGGCCGACGGGCACCACATGTATGCGCTGATCGAGGAGATGCTGTCCTTCTACACCGATCTGGTCACCACCGGCCGGATCGGGGCGCTCAACGTCGAGCCCGCTCCGCTGTCGATCGAGGCGGTGCTGGCCGACCGGGGGATCGAGAAGCAGCAGCGTTCCGGGATCGAGCGATTCATGCCGGCACTGTTCGCCTACGACCTGCCGCCGACCCGTCGGGCCGTTGGGCAGGAGACGCCGTCATCACCGGTGCTTGTGCCGATGGCGTCGTGCCGGTTGACCGAAAGCCAGACCGACAACGTGGTCGCGTTCGGCCGGGCCCACGAGTTGAGCCTGCATGCGGTGCTCTCGGCTGCGGTGCTGATCGCCGAATGGCAGCTGCGCGGCAAGCTGAGTATCCCGGTGCCCTACGTCTACACCGTCGACTTGAGATACTTTCTGTCACCGCCGGTTTCGGCCACCGGATGCACCAACCCGATCGGGCTGGCCACCTACCTCGCCGAGGTCGACGCCAAGACCGACCTGGTTGAGATGGCTCGCGACATCGCCGCGAACTTCCAGAAAGACCTCGACGAAGGCGTCATCCAACAGTCCCGGTTGCACTTCAGCCCGCAGTACGTCGGAAACCCGCCGGGGCTGCCCGACGTGGTCGTGCTGAGCAACAACGGACTGGTTCCACCGGTGCGGACGCCACCGGGCGTCGAGGTGACCACCACACACGGCGAGCTGTACTTCGCCGTGAGCGCAGGCATCGACATCTACTTCACCCAGATCTTCTCCGGGCAGCTCAACATCGAATACCACTCCCACGGGCCGGCGCCCGAGCGCTCGGTGGAGGCGATTCGCGCGCTGCTGTGCGATATCGCCGAGCGGCACGCCGCCGGCGTCAGCTGA
- a CDS encoding type I polyketide synthase, whose protein sequence is MTNNEVPPNAIAVVGMAGRFPGARTLTGFWNNLRNGTESIVTLSEDELRASGVSDKALANHNYVRRAALLEGIDEFDASFFGFTPLAARTMDPQHRLFLQTAWHALEDAGYRPGEIEGSVGVYGTSTTSGYLLHNLMSHYDPNLIIGQGVSFEMVNLSLQNDKDYLATRVAHQLNLHGPALSVQTACSSALVALHLACQSILNGECDMALAGGASLRVPHHVGYWHEPGSMVSASGHCRPFDVRADGTIFASGVGVVVLKSLDAAVEDGDQIHAVIRGSALNNDGGTKMTYAAPTAAGQADVIAEAHAVAEVDASTISYIESHGTATPLGDPIEIEGLRQAFAVSEEQRSGPCYVGSVKSNIGHLESAAGIASLIKTILCLKHRAIPGTLHYTSPNPELHLEDGPFRIRGEYGPWESDGIRRAGVSSFGVGGTNAHVIVEEWPQEETAGAAPKPGPEVLLLSARTAEALAQGRSDLLAELSGGDDAEAPSLPDVAYTLANRHPHNLRLAAVVADRADAASVLGAEESENIFIGEGVEPGAEDSDRVVFLFPGQGAQHIGMARGLYDNEPVFAEYFDRCVAGFEAELGYDLRAMIFEGTSRDLERTDRTQPALFTVEYALAKLVESYGVRPAALVGHSIGEYAAATVAGVFDLDTAIKVVAMRARLMHAAPRGVMVAVPISADAVGAYLTGDVDLAAVNDPDGCVVAGTEADIREFSEALKQAGINARRVRTSHAFHSRLMDSMISEFTAFLSRQTLNEPQIPLLSNLTGTWLAPSEATNPATWARSVRATVRFADEIDTVLNDPHRVLVEVGPGATLTASAARNPKFASGHRAVRLMRHHAQNRDDRDTFLLALGQLWAAGVEVDWSPLRGDYQPKRVTVPGYPFERQRHWLEHNAGATWVSGSGAAGGAADGQSGGNGTSGSSGTSIEATLQRIWAVCLGVGSVDRTANFFDVGGDSLVAISVAMAASHEGLDLTPQDLYDNPTVAALAKALTARYSAGGLGRQSLGEVEHPPVPPNITYFLENGVREHGRWRIPLILRLRPDVSVDDVAAVLTAVVNHHDALRLRITERAGTWEQRIVEPGEFGEISTHSLPEGLTAEHDAVRTLLAEHIRDQDLASPPLTALYIRGAAGDLCYLALSLHASVGDEASRDILVTDIFTGFGQKLGGNDIELQPVGVGWTEWSQRCAGLATHPAVLESREFWLKTTKSATLRLAAVVAEPPAAADLSKLTTMLPAADTSEIDDARRRLRLPINDILLAGLSRAVASAVGEGTLAVDMGGAGRSVLKPEVDLRRTVGWFTTLYPVALRCSADSQESARQLLDSVHETLDGVPHYGIGYGLLRYLYAPTARLFGSVAPADVHFSYIGAIPEPPSLGDSPVQFDPDTAMPVREAIPGLGHALELRAYRTGGVLYLDWWHDSRRIEQSVVRAIADGFSAAVMDLVRAALAEEDVAAEGEDEMTLVELS, encoded by the coding sequence GTGACCAACAACGAAGTGCCGCCCAACGCGATTGCGGTCGTGGGCATGGCGGGGCGCTTTCCGGGCGCCCGCACGCTGACCGGATTCTGGAACAACCTGCGCAACGGCACCGAATCCATCGTCACGCTGTCCGAGGACGAGCTGCGTGCCAGCGGCGTGAGCGACAAGGCGCTGGCGAACCACAACTATGTGCGGCGGGCTGCGTTGCTGGAGGGCATCGACGAGTTCGATGCAAGTTTCTTCGGCTTCACCCCGCTGGCCGCTCGCACCATGGACCCGCAGCACCGGCTGTTCCTGCAGACCGCCTGGCACGCTTTGGAAGACGCCGGCTACCGGCCCGGCGAGATCGAAGGATCGGTCGGCGTCTACGGGACCAGCACCACCAGTGGTTATCTGCTGCACAACCTGATGTCGCACTATGACCCGAACCTGATCATCGGGCAGGGCGTCAGCTTCGAGATGGTCAACCTGTCGTTGCAGAACGACAAGGACTATCTGGCCACCCGGGTGGCCCACCAGCTCAACCTGCACGGCCCGGCGCTGTCAGTGCAGACAGCCTGCTCATCGGCGTTGGTCGCACTGCACCTGGCCTGCCAGAGCATCCTCAACGGGGAATGCGACATGGCGCTGGCCGGTGGGGCGTCGCTGCGGGTCCCGCACCACGTCGGGTACTGGCACGAGCCGGGTTCGATGGTCTCGGCGAGCGGGCACTGCCGGCCGTTCGACGTGCGGGCCGACGGCACGATCTTCGCCAGCGGTGTCGGTGTGGTGGTGCTCAAGTCGCTGGATGCGGCCGTCGAAGACGGCGACCAGATCCACGCGGTGATCCGGGGTTCGGCGCTGAACAACGACGGCGGCACCAAGATGACCTACGCCGCGCCCACCGCTGCCGGCCAGGCCGACGTGATCGCCGAGGCGCACGCGGTCGCCGAGGTCGACGCGTCCACGATCAGCTATATCGAGTCGCACGGCACCGCCACGCCGCTGGGTGACCCGATCGAAATCGAGGGCCTGCGACAGGCTTTCGCGGTTTCGGAGGAACAGCGGTCCGGCCCCTGCTATGTGGGCTCGGTCAAGTCCAACATCGGGCACTTGGAGTCGGCAGCCGGTATCGCCAGCCTGATCAAGACCATTCTGTGCCTCAAGCACCGGGCGATTCCCGGCACGCTGCACTACACCAGCCCTAACCCCGAACTGCACCTCGAGGACGGGCCGTTCCGGATCCGCGGCGAGTACGGGCCCTGGGAATCCGACGGCATCCGGCGCGCCGGGGTCAGCTCGTTCGGCGTCGGCGGCACCAACGCCCACGTCATCGTCGAGGAGTGGCCGCAAGAGGAGACCGCCGGCGCCGCGCCTAAGCCCGGCCCCGAGGTGCTGCTGCTGTCGGCGCGCACCGCCGAGGCGCTGGCGCAGGGTCGCAGCGATCTGCTTGCTGAGCTGTCCGGCGGTGACGACGCCGAGGCGCCCAGCCTGCCGGACGTGGCGTACACGCTGGCCAACCGGCACCCGCACAACCTGCGGCTGGCCGCGGTCGTCGCCGATCGCGCCGATGCAGCGTCGGTACTGGGTGCCGAGGAGAGCGAGAACATCTTCATCGGCGAGGGCGTGGAGCCTGGAGCCGAAGACAGCGACCGGGTGGTGTTCCTGTTCCCGGGTCAGGGAGCCCAGCACATCGGGATGGCCCGCGGACTCTATGACAACGAGCCGGTATTCGCCGAGTACTTCGATCGCTGCGTCGCCGGCTTCGAAGCGGAGCTGGGCTACGACCTGCGCGCGATGATCTTCGAGGGAACCTCGCGTGACCTCGAGCGCACCGACCGTACTCAGCCGGCGCTGTTCACTGTGGAGTACGCGCTAGCGAAGCTGGTCGAGAGCTACGGCGTACGTCCGGCCGCACTGGTCGGTCACAGCATCGGCGAATACGCCGCGGCCACCGTCGCCGGTGTCTTCGACCTCGACACCGCAATAAAGGTGGTGGCGATGCGAGCCCGGCTGATGCACGCTGCACCGCGCGGCGTCATGGTGGCCGTCCCGATCAGCGCCGACGCGGTCGGTGCTTACCTGACCGGTGATGTGGACCTGGCCGCGGTCAACGACCCGGACGGCTGCGTCGTCGCCGGAACCGAAGCCGACATCCGTGAGTTCTCCGAGGCGCTCAAGCAGGCCGGGATCAATGCGCGCCGGGTCCGGACCTCGCACGCGTTCCACTCCCGCCTGATGGACTCGATGATCTCGGAGTTCACCGCGTTCCTTTCTCGGCAGACGCTGAACGAACCGCAGATCCCACTGCTGTCGAATCTGACCGGCACCTGGCTGGCGCCCAGCGAGGCGACCAACCCGGCGACGTGGGCGCGCAGCGTGCGAGCCACCGTACGGTTCGCCGACGAGATCGACACCGTGCTGAACGACCCGCACCGCGTCCTGGTCGAGGTCGGCCCGGGCGCCACGCTGACCGCGTCGGCGGCCCGCAACCCCAAGTTCGCAAGTGGACATCGCGCCGTCCGGTTGATGCGCCACCACGCCCAGAACCGCGACGACCGCGACACCTTCCTGCTGGCACTGGGCCAACTGTGGGCTGCCGGTGTCGAGGTGGACTGGTCGCCGTTGCGCGGGGACTACCAGCCCAAGCGCGTCACTGTCCCCGGCTATCCGTTTGAGCGTCAACGGCATTGGCTCGAACACAATGCCGGCGCCACCTGGGTGTCCGGCTCCGGCGCCGCAGGCGGTGCCGCGGACGGGCAGAGTGGCGGTAACGGCACCAGCGGCTCCAGCGGCACCTCTATCGAGGCGACGCTGCAACGCATCTGGGCGGTATGCCTGGGTGTCGGCTCAGTGGACCGCACCGCCAACTTCTTCGATGTCGGCGGCGACTCATTGGTGGCGATCAGCGTGGCCATGGCCGCCTCGCACGAGGGACTGGATCTCACCCCGCAGGACCTCTACGACAACCCGACGGTCGCGGCGCTGGCCAAAGCACTGACTGCCCGCTACTCGGCCGGCGGACTGGGCCGCCAGTCGCTCGGCGAGGTCGAGCACCCGCCGGTACCGCCGAACATCACCTACTTCCTGGAAAACGGTGTCCGCGAACACGGTCGCTGGCGCATTCCGTTGATCCTGCGGTTGCGGCCCGACGTCTCGGTCGACGACGTCGCAGCCGTGTTGACCGCGGTGGTCAACCACCACGACGCACTGCGGTTGCGCATCACCGAGCGGGCCGGTACTTGGGAGCAGCGGATCGTCGAGCCGGGCGAGTTCGGGGAGATCAGTACCCACTCGCTGCCCGAGGGCCTGACCGCCGAGCATGACGCGGTGCGTACGCTGCTGGCCGAGCACATCCGCGACCAGGATCTGGCCAGCCCACCGCTGACGGCGCTCTACATCCGCGGCGCGGCGGGGGACCTGTGCTACCTGGCCCTGAGCCTGCACGCCAGCGTCGGCGACGAGGCCTCCCGCGACATCCTGGTCACCGACATCTTCACCGGGTTCGGTCAGAAGCTGGGCGGCAACGACATCGAACTGCAGCCGGTCGGGGTCGGATGGACCGAGTGGTCGCAGCGCTGCGCCGGGCTTGCAACCCACCCGGCGGTGCTGGAAAGCCGCGAATTCTGGCTGAAGACAACGAAGTCGGCGACCCTGCGACTGGCCGCAGTTGTCGCCGAACCCCCCGCCGCGGCGGATCTGTCCAAGCTCACCACGATGCTGCCCGCCGCCGACACCAGCGAGATCGACGATGCGCGTCGGCGGCTGCGGCTGCCGATCAACGACATCCTGCTGGCCGGGCTGAGCCGGGCGGTGGCATCGGCGGTCGGCGAGGGCACTCTTGCGGTCGATATGGGGGGTGCGGGCCGTTCGGTGCTCAAACCCGAGGTCGATCTGCGCCGTACCGTGGGCTGGTTCACCACGCTGTACCCGGTTGCGCTGCGCTGTTCCGCAGACAGTCAGGAAAGCGCTCGGCAGTTGCTGGACTCGGTCCACGAAACATTGGACGGTGTACCGCATTACGGGATCGGCTACGGCCTGCTCCGCTACCTGTACGCACCGACCGCGCGACTGTTCGGCTCGGTTGCCCCTGCCGATGTGCACTTCTCCTACATCGGCGCGATTCCCGAGCCGCCGTCGCTCGGCGATTCTCCCGTGCAGTTCGACCCCGACACCGCGATGCCGGTGCGCGAGGCGATCCCGGGGCTGGGGCACGCGCTGGAGTTACGGGCCTATCGCACCGGCGGTGTGCTGTACCTGGATTGGTGGCATGACAGTCGCCGGATCGAGCAGTCTGTGGTGCGCGCGATCGCCGACGGGTTCTCCGCGGCGGTCATGGACCTGGTTCGCGCGGCCCTCGCCGAAGAGGACGTCGCCGCTGAAGGCGAAGACGAAATGACCCTGGTCGAGCTGTCGTAG
- a CDS encoding type I polyketide synthase has protein sequence MTGTSTTSIFNRMSAMGADKRGALTEQFDKASRIAAAEPIAVVGIGCRFPGGASGPDAYWELLETGRDAITEIPSDRWDADEYYDPDPLAPGRMSSKWGGFISDVAGFDADFFGISPREAEAMDPQQRLMLEVAWEALEHAGLSPETLTGIRSAVMMGVYYTEYQGISAANPDAIDGYSATGNAHAVAVGRIAYLLGLRGPAVAMDSACSSSLVTIHMACQSLRMRESDLALAGGVSLILRPETQIAMAKWGMLSPRGRCHTFDAGADGFVRGEGAGIVVLKRLTDAIRDGDRVLAVVRGSAINQDGKSNGLTAPNTIAQVDAISRALRSADVAANSVNLIETHGTGTALGDPIEFEALADVYGRGADKCALGAVKTNIGHLEAAAGIAGFIKAALSVQRGQIPPNLHFSKWNPAIDPSPTRLFVPTEMTPWPAAEGPRRAAVSSFGLGGTNAHVVLEQGPDPVPAPTSAEPVATLVISGKTEKRVADWAATLADWIAGPGAAVPLSDIAHTLNHHRSRYAKFATVCARDTEQALAGLRAVAGGYPAPGVVGTHAALRGKGTVFLYSGQGSQWAGMGRQLLVDEPAFAAAVDELEPDFVAQVGFSLRQVLESGEPVVGIDRIQPVLVGMQLALTALWRSHGVEPDAVIGHSMGEVAAAVVAGALSPADGLKVIATRSKLMARLSGQGAMALLELDASAAEKLVAEHPDITVAVYAAPQQTVIAGPPDQVDAVVAIVDAQGKLARRVEVDVASHHPTVDPILGDLRTALADLKPAAPKIPLISTVGQTGSDTPAFDADYWVHNLRNPVRFAQSVTAAAAGHATFIEVSPHPLLSHAINGNLETARPAGDSVVTGTLLRDQAEALSFHTNLATVAPPSSDSPQPDGGIGRADLPPRPWQHVRYWAAPVAANRHSADAHPLLGIHVELPSGHGHVWQADVGTDLVAWMAHHKVHGQVVMPATGFAEMALAAAGEALGLPPSAVAVDRVEVEQMLRVDERTEVTTRLLHDADGSDELRIEIHSRPAGGSWSRHAVARAAAAQPAAAAQRPAPTGGGTALSPADLYTALRRTGLQHGPAFAALTRIVRKPGGVSEAEIVLPDEATAHRGYRIHPVMLDAALQCLAAALPDESLMGSAGMEEATYLPVAVENIRIFGDVGRRARGHAEVVSHDDGGILGRVTLTDDTGTVTAELSGIYLQRVQRRTVPLPLTQKIFDTEWVDAAAPAQPPAAADGSWLVLTDGSETEALAVDFAARFGSDSRRVITADLTNEPAVREAFAQTADDPERPPVGVIVLAASSAFDGTETGDAPARGRDLAWSVASTVRTIVGGWHGAAPRLWLVGRNGLTVGAGEAGDPSISALKGLVRVLAYEHPDLRTGVVDLDASADPASALITELGLASTDDVVAWRGENRYAERLKRATLTPTGTPTVRSDGAYVLTGGLGGIGLVVARWLIDHGAARIVLNSRSQPSEEQRAVLAEFEARAQIAVVSGDLAAPGVAESLVAAAEQTGLTLRGVIHGAAVIDDQIVVGIDKETLGRVWAPKAAAALRLHVATVGKELDWWVGFSSTSSLLGAPGQASYAAASAWLDGLVAWRRAAGLPAITINWGQWSGVGVAQELKFSALDPINPDEGMEALEAILGGDLSRIGVARLRLDRVAAAFPELQQLGYFATLAEELDLDDEDDDWPGPEGLKQLSADEATKAVVARLGSRIMAIMGYPKGSVIDPARPLTELGMDSLMAVRIRNTVRGDFGAEPPVALLLQGASLTDLAADLARQLGLAEAEGADGASDAGGVRGRAQQRAAARQRAAARRKVGDRS, from the coding sequence ATGACGGGAACCTCCACGACGTCGATCTTCAACAGGATGTCGGCCATGGGCGCCGACAAACGGGGGGCGCTGACCGAGCAGTTCGACAAGGCGTCGCGGATCGCCGCCGCCGAACCGATCGCGGTCGTCGGAATCGGCTGCCGCTTCCCGGGTGGCGCCTCGGGCCCGGACGCCTACTGGGAGCTGTTGGAGACCGGGCGCGACGCCATCACCGAGATCCCCTCGGATCGTTGGGATGCCGACGAGTACTACGACCCGGACCCGCTCGCCCCAGGCCGGATGTCGTCGAAGTGGGGCGGCTTCATCTCCGATGTCGCCGGATTCGACGCCGACTTCTTCGGGATCTCGCCGCGCGAAGCCGAAGCCATGGACCCGCAACAGCGGCTGATGCTCGAGGTCGCCTGGGAGGCCCTCGAACACGCCGGACTGTCGCCGGAAACCCTGACGGGCATCCGCTCTGCGGTGATGATGGGTGTGTATTACACCGAATACCAAGGGATTTCGGCAGCGAACCCCGACGCGATCGACGGCTACTCGGCCACCGGTAACGCCCACGCCGTCGCCGTCGGCCGGATCGCCTACCTGTTGGGTCTGCGTGGTCCCGCTGTTGCGATGGACTCGGCCTGCTCGTCATCGCTGGTCACCATTCACATGGCCTGCCAGAGCCTGCGCATGCGCGAAAGCGACCTGGCCCTGGCCGGCGGCGTCAGCCTCATCCTGCGGCCGGAAACCCAGATCGCCATGGCCAAGTGGGGCATGCTGTCACCGCGCGGCCGGTGCCACACCTTCGACGCCGGGGCGGACGGATTCGTGCGCGGCGAGGGCGCCGGGATCGTCGTACTCAAGCGCCTCACCGACGCGATTCGCGACGGCGACCGGGTGCTGGCGGTGGTGCGCGGTTCGGCGATCAATCAGGACGGCAAGTCCAACGGGCTAACCGCGCCGAACACCATTGCCCAGGTCGACGCGATCAGCCGGGCACTGCGCAGTGCTGACGTCGCTGCGAACTCGGTGAACCTGATCGAAACTCACGGCACGGGAACGGCTTTGGGTGACCCGATCGAATTCGAGGCGCTCGCCGACGTCTACGGGCGCGGCGCTGACAAGTGTGCGCTGGGTGCGGTCAAGACCAATATCGGCCACCTCGAGGCTGCCGCCGGGATTGCCGGCTTCATCAAGGCTGCGTTGTCTGTGCAACGCGGACAGATCCCACCGAATCTGCATTTCTCCAAATGGAACCCGGCGATCGACCCGTCCCCGACGCGGCTGTTCGTCCCCACCGAGATGACGCCGTGGCCGGCGGCCGAGGGGCCGCGGCGTGCCGCGGTGTCATCGTTCGGGCTGGGCGGAACCAACGCGCACGTGGTGCTCGAACAGGGACCCGACCCGGTCCCCGCGCCGACTTCGGCCGAACCGGTCGCCACTCTGGTGATCTCGGGCAAGACCGAGAAGCGAGTGGCGGATTGGGCTGCCACCCTGGCCGACTGGATCGCCGGGCCGGGCGCCGCCGTACCGCTGAGCGACATCGCCCACACGCTCAATCACCACCGCAGCCGCTACGCCAAGTTCGCCACCGTCTGCGCACGCGACACCGAGCAGGCACTGGCCGGGCTGCGGGCGGTCGCCGGCGGTTACCCGGCCCCCGGTGTGGTCGGCACACACGCCGCGTTGCGCGGCAAAGGAACCGTGTTCCTGTACTCGGGCCAGGGGTCCCAGTGGGCCGGCATGGGTCGCCAACTGCTGGTCGACGAGCCGGCGTTCGCCGCCGCCGTCGACGAGCTGGAGCCCGATTTCGTTGCGCAGGTCGGGTTCTCGCTGCGTCAGGTCCTCGAATCCGGCGAGCCGGTCGTCGGCATCGACCGCATCCAGCCGGTGCTGGTGGGTATGCAGCTGGCCTTGACAGCGCTGTGGCGATCCCACGGAGTCGAGCCGGACGCGGTGATCGGGCATTCGATGGGGGAGGTGGCCGCTGCCGTGGTGGCCGGCGCGCTGAGCCCCGCCGATGGCCTGAAGGTGATCGCCACCCGGTCCAAGCTGATGGCCCGACTGAGCGGCCAGGGCGCGATGGCACTGCTGGAACTGGATGCCAGCGCCGCCGAGAAGCTGGTCGCCGAGCACCCGGACATCACCGTGGCGGTGTACGCCGCGCCGCAGCAGACCGTGATCGCCGGCCCGCCCGACCAGGTCGACGCCGTGGTCGCGATCGTCGACGCACAGGGCAAGCTGGCCCGGCGCGTCGAGGTGGACGTGGCCTCGCACCACCCCACCGTCGACCCGATCCTGGGTGATCTGCGGACCGCGCTGGCTGACCTGAAGCCGGCGGCGCCGAAGATCCCGCTGATCAGTACGGTCGGTCAAACTGGAAGCGACACACCCGCTTTCGATGCGGACTACTGGGTGCACAACCTGCGCAACCCGGTGCGGTTCGCCCAATCCGTGACCGCGGCCGCCGCCGGACACGCGACCTTCATCGAGGTCAGCCCGCATCCGCTGCTCAGCCACGCCATCAACGGCAACCTCGAAACGGCGCGGCCCGCCGGCGACAGCGTCGTGACCGGCACACTGCTGCGCGATCAGGCCGAAGCGCTGAGCTTCCACACCAATCTGGCGACCGTCGCGCCGCCGTCGTCCGATTCGCCGCAACCCGACGGCGGGATCGGCCGCGCTGACCTGCCGCCGCGGCCGTGGCAGCACGTCCGGTATTGGGCTGCCCCGGTCGCCGCGAACCGGCACAGCGCCGACGCGCACCCGCTGCTGGGCATCCACGTCGAGCTGCCGTCGGGTCACGGCCACGTCTGGCAGGCCGACGTGGGCACCGACCTCGTCGCGTGGATGGCCCACCACAAGGTGCACGGCCAGGTCGTGATGCCCGCCACCGGTTTCGCCGAGATGGCGTTGGCCGCGGCCGGCGAGGCTCTGGGGCTGCCGCCCTCGGCTGTGGCGGTAGACCGGGTCGAGGTCGAGCAGATGCTGCGCGTCGACGAGCGGACCGAGGTCACCACTCGGCTGCTGCACGACGCCGACGGATCCGACGAACTGCGCATTGAGATCCACTCCCGCCCGGCCGGCGGCAGTTGGTCTCGGCATGCGGTGGCCCGCGCCGCGGCGGCACAGCCCGCGGCGGCCGCGCAGCGCCCGGCTCCCACCGGCGGCGGCACCGCGCTGTCACCGGCGGACCTGTACACCGCACTGCGCCGCACCGGTCTGCAGCACGGGCCGGCGTTCGCCGCACTGACCAGGATCGTGCGCAAGCCCGGCGGCGTCTCGGAAGCCGAGATCGTGCTGCCCGATGAGGCGACCGCGCACCGCGGTTACCGCATCCATCCGGTGATGCTCGACGCCGCCCTGCAGTGCCTGGCCGCGGCGCTGCCCGACGAGTCGTTGATGGGCTCGGCCGGGATGGAAGAGGCGACCTATCTTCCGGTGGCGGTGGAGAACATCCGGATCTTCGGCGACGTCGGCCGCCGGGCCCGCGGGCACGCCGAGGTGGTCAGCCACGACGACGGCGGAATCCTGGGCCGGGTCACCCTGACCGACGACACCGGGACGGTCACCGCCGAGCTGTCCGGGATCTATCTGCAGCGGGTGCAGCGCCGTACCGTGCCGCTGCCGTTGACCCAGAAGATCTTCGACACCGAGTGGGTCGACGCGGCCGCTCCCGCCCAACCGCCGGCGGCCGCCGACGGCAGCTGGCTGGTGCTGACCGACGGCTCCGAAACCGAAGCGCTGGCAGTCGATTTCGCCGCTCGCTTCGGCTCGGACAGTCGCCGGGTGATCACCGCGGACCTGACCAATGAGCCCGCGGTGCGGGAGGCGTTCGCGCAGACCGCCGACGACCCGGAGCGGCCGCCGGTCGGGGTGATCGTGTTGGCCGCCAGCAGTGCCTTTGACGGGACCGAGACCGGTGACGCGCCGGCACGCGGTCGCGACCTGGCCTGGTCGGTTGCCTCCACGGTGCGCACCATTGTCGGTGGCTGGCACGGCGCCGCGCCGCGGCTGTGGCTGGTGGGCCGCAACGGCCTGACCGTGGGTGCTGGGGAGGCGGGCGACCCGTCGATCAGCGCCCTCAAGGGACTGGTGCGGGTGCTGGCCTACGAGCACCCGGACCTGCGCACCGGCGTGGTGGACCTGGACGCTTCGGCGGACCCGGCGTCAGCCCTGATCACCGAGCTGGGGCTGGCGAGCACCGACGACGTGGTGGCTTGGCGCGGGGAGAACCGCTACGCCGAACGGCTCAAGCGCGCGACCTTGACACCCACCGGCACCCCGACCGTGCGATCCGACGGCGCCTACGTGCTGACCGGCGGCCTGGGCGGTATCGGGCTGGTCGTCGCCCGGTGGCTGATCGACCACGGTGCCGCGCGGATCGTGCTCAACAGCCGGTCGCAGCCGTCGGAGGAGCAGCGTGCGGTGCTGGCCGAGTTCGAGGCACGGGCCCAGATCGCGGTCGTCTCGGGCGACCTCGCCGCACCCGGTGTGGCCGAGAGCCTGGTCGCCGCCGCGGAACAGACCGGGCTGACACTGCGCGGTGTCATCCACGGTGCCGCGGTCATCGATGACCAGATCGTGGTCGGCATCGACAAAGAGACGCTGGGTCGGGTGTGGGCGCCCAAGGCCGCGGCGGCGCTGCGACTGCATGTCGCGACCGTGGGCAAAGAGCTGGACTGGTGGGTCGGGTTCTCCTCGACCTCGTCGCTGCTGGGGGCACCGGGTCAGGCGTCCTACGCCGCGGCCAGTGCCTGGCTGGACGGCCTGGTCGCGTGGCGGCGGGCGGCCGGGCTGCCGGCGATCACCATCAACTGGGGCCAATGGTCCGGCGTCGGTGTCGCACAGGAGCTCAAGTTCAGTGCGCTGGACCCGATCAACCCCGACGAAGGCATGGAGGCCCTCGAGGCGATTCTCGGCGGCGACCTTTCCCGGATCGGCGTGGCGCGACTGCGCCTGGACCGGGTGGCCGCGGCCTTCCCGGAACTGCAGCAACTGGGGTACTTCGCGACATTGGCCGAAGAGCTCGACCTCGACGACGAGGACGACGACTGGCCCGGTCCAGAAGGACTGAAGCAGCTCAGCGCCGATGAGGCCACCAAAGCCGTTGTCGCACGGTTGGGTTCGCGGATCATGGCCATCATGGGTTACCCGAAGGGCAGCGTCATCGACCCGGCTCGGCCGTTGACCGAGCTGGGCATGGATTCGCTGATGGCGGTGCGCATCCGTAACACCGTTCGTGGCGACTTCGGCGCGGAGCCCCCGGTGGCCCTGCTGTTGCAGGGTGCTTCCCTGACCGACCTGGCCGCCGACCTGGCCCGCCAACTCGGCCTCGCCGAGGCGGAGGGGGCGGATGGCGCAAGCGACGCCGGCGGTGTTCGAGGCCGGGCCCAGCAGCGTGCCGCGGCACGCCAGCGGGCCGCGGCACGGCGAAAAGTAGGAGATCGTTCGTGA